The Podospora pseudopauciseta strain CBS 411.78 chromosome 2 map unlocalized CBS411.78m_2, whole genome shotgun sequence genome has a window encoding:
- a CDS encoding uncharacterized protein (EggNog:ENOG503P25U) gives MAMPRPGDNFQGEQVFWSPSGPAPAFYYPHNEPSSCRSSQNFSNSPPVQPFADAQFDIFEWHPYFQSCLRYFLDHAQYEGPIQALAAFVNIQLPFQRSTNPVLSSQANSPSGGGPGLAAGFGAQGSSGRAAGVGPGMAGPGGAGLLGGFPSHISLLPYIRRLVATGFDFPAVLHGFFGDDWQRGIGQFHEQERRNYLFATKSNSWLDVKAAYDMGAEETIPFLKPLQNTTEKEIQAAEAAWSEWLAMQDWMVGPRGLAAINTPPPGGHGRRGKPYIKREEN, from the exons ATGGCGATGCCTCGGCCAGGTGACAACTTCCAAGGGGAACAGGTATTTTGGTCTCCCTCCGGGCCGGCTCCAGCCTTCTATTATCCTCACAACGAGCCCTCTTCGTGCCGGTCGTCTCAGAACTTTAGTAACAGTCCTCCCGTCCAGCCCTTTGCCGACGCCCAGTTCGACATCTTCGAGTGGCATCCCTACTTCCAGTCCTGTTTGCGATACTTTCTCGACCACGCCCAGTACGAAGGTCCGATCCAGGCCCTCGCGGCCTTTGTCAACATCCAGCTGCCCTTTCAGAGATCCACAAATCCCGTCTTGTCCTCGCAGGCCAATTCCCCTTCGGGTGGTGGCCCTGGATTAGCTGCCGGGTTTGGCGCACAGGGCTCGTCGGGTCGAGCAGCCGGTGTTGGACCGGGGATGGCTGGGCCCGGGGGGGCAGGTCTGTTAGGGGGATTCCCATCCCACATCTCGCTGCTACCGTATATCCGCCGACTGGTGGCGACCGGGTTTGACTTTCCGGCCGTGCTCCATGGGTTCTTTGGGGACGACTGGCAGAGAGGGATAGGGCAGTTCCACgagcaggagaggaggaatTATCTGTTTGCGACAAAGAGCAACAGCTGGCTGGATGTCAAGGCGGCGTATGACATGGGGGCAGAGGAGACGATACCATTTTTGAAGCCGTTGCAAAACACGACGGAGAAGGAGATTCaggcggccgaggcggcgTGGAGCGAGTGGTTGGCCATGCAGGATTG GATGGTGGGACCTAGAGGACTGGCAGCGATTAACACCCCCCCACCGGGCGGACACGGACGACGAGGGAAGCCTTATATCAAGAGGGAAGAAAACTGA